A stretch of Coccidioides posadasii str. Silveira chromosome 2, complete sequence DNA encodes these proteins:
- a CDS encoding uncharacterized protein (EggNog:ENOG410PIC8~COG:C~BUSCO:4595at33183) — protein sequence MVSPPQHPASRLTARFILHCWSKRSFSSFSSHLRSRPISIWGLLSNFNSLPIRPHFAGPKISTRIFTPNRPFSNSIGSLAAMTSDYKLKDLASLADLKDGEKREVSIEGLEEAKLLFVKLDGQVHALTARCTHYGAPLVKGVLTPDGRITCPWHGACFNVTTGDIEDAPAPNALEKFEFFEKDSAVYVKAGAEALKRNGRQPISQCSIVGDDRIVIIGGGSGTFGAVEALREQGFKGKITIISREPNPPLDRTKLSKALIPDASKLLLRPAQWYASVGIDLVSDNAKAVDFDKRTVSTDSGKSFPYTKLILATGGVPRRLPMPGIKDLGNVFVLRFVTDVQEILNAVGDKNKNIVIIGSSFIGMEVGNALSKENKVTIIGMESAPLERVMGAKVGQIFQRLLEKQGVNFHMSASVEKASPSEKDPSKVGAVHLKDGTVLPADLVILGVGVSPATEFLKSNEAVTLEQDGSLKTDESFAVNGLKDVYAIGDIATYPYHGPGAGQGDRTHVRIEHWDVAQNAGRSVGFTLAHALASPPKEVPPKAFIPIFWSALGQQLRYCGNTMNGWDDVILAGDPDNFKFAAFYTLGDTVVASASMNMDPLNSKCAELMRRGNMPTKKELEKGLDILSLDLPSTIRM from the exons ATGGTCTCTCCCCCTCAACACCCCGCATCCCGCCTCACTGCTCGTTTTATACTTCATTGCTGGTCGAAGCGttctttttcatctttctcaAGCCATCTGCGTTCAAGGCCCATATCTATATGGGGTTTGTTGTCTAATTTCAATTCTTTGCCCATACGGCCACACTTTGCAGGTCCCAAGATTAGTACTAGGATTTTCACACCGAACAGGCCATTCAGTAACTCGATCGGTTCACTGGCAGCCATGACTTCTGATTATAAACTCAAAGATCTCGCCTCTTTAGCGGACCTTAAAGAtggggagaagagagaagtcAGCATTGAAGGACTGGAGGAAGCAAAGCTGCTCTTTGTAAAGCTAGACGGCCAAGTCCATGCCCTGACAGCGAGATGCACCCACTATGGCGCCCCACTGGTGAAAGGTGTGCTGACTCCGGATGGAAGAATAACATGTCCTTGGCACGGAG CTTGTTTTAATGTCACGACCGGAGATATCGAAGACGCGCCAGCACCGAATGCACTGGAAAAATTCGAGTTTTTTGAAAAGGACTCTGCTGTCTATGTTAAAGCGGGTGCTGAAGCCTTGAAGCGCAATGGACGCCAGCCGATTAGTCAATGCTCCATCGTCGGAGATGACAGGATCGTTATTATTGGAGG TGGAAGCGGTACATTTGGAGCTGTCGAGGCCCTTAGGGAACAAGGATTCAAGGGGAAAATCACCATCATTTCCCGAGAACCAAACCCTCCGCTCGATAGGACCAAGCTCTCCAAGGCACTTATTCCGGACGCGAGTAAACTACTTCTTCGCCCTGCCCAATGGTATGCGTCCGTAGGCATTGACCTTGTTTCAGATAATGCTAAGGCTGTCGACTTTGATAAGAGGACTGTTTCCACTGACTCCGGAAAATCATTCCCGTATACGAAACTCATCCTTGCTACTGGTGGAGTCCCCAGAAGACTACCTATGCCTGGAATTAAGGATCTTGGAAATGTCTTCGTTCTACGCTTTGTGACGGATGTTCAGGAGATTCTCAATGCAGTCGGCgacaagaacaagaatattGTCATAATTGGTAGCTCTTTCATTGGTATGGAGGTTGGCAATGCCCTATCAAAGGAAAATAAAGTCACGATCATTGGCATGGAATCGGCCCCATTGGAGCGTGTCATGGGCGCAAAGGTTGGTCAGATATTCCAGAGGCTTTTGGAGAAACAAGGTGTCAACTTCCACATGTCCGCTTCCGTGGAAAAGGCCTCTCCCTCCGAAAAGGACCCATCAAAGGTTGGCGCGGTTCATCTGAAGGATGGGACGGTTCTCCCAGCCGATCTCGTTATCCTCGGAGTGGGAGTATCGCCGGCAACGGAATTCCTGAAATCCAACGAAGCAGTTACCTTGGAACAAGATGGCTCTCTCAAAACTGACGAGTCATTCGCTGTGAATGGCCTTAAAGACGTGTATGCCATTGGCGACATCGCTACATATCCCTACCACGGACCCGGAGCCGGCCAAGGTGATCGAACCCATGTTCGGATTGAACATTGGGATGTTGCACAGAATGCTGGCCGAAGCGTGGGTTTCACTCTTGCCCACGCTTTAGCCTCTCCACCAAAGGAAGTGCCCCCGAAAGCGTTCATTCCCATTTTCTGGTCTGCCTTGGGCCAGCAGTTACGGTACTGCGGAAATACAATGAACGGATGGGACGACGTGATTTTAGCCGGAGATCCGGACAATTTCAAGTTCGCTGCGTTTTACACCCTTGGTGACACGGTTGTTGCTTCAGCGAGTATGAACATGGATCCGTTAAATTCTAAGTGTGCAGAGTTAATGAGAAGAGGAAACATGCCGACGAAGAAGGAATTGGAGAAAGGTTT